The Vibrio orientalis CIP 102891 = ATCC 33934 genome segment TTATGTTTCGCGAAAACAGCTAGGTCTATGGACGAGCCACAAAGCCAACCGCTTGGTATGCTTTCTTCAGCGTTTCCGCTGCGCGAGCCGATGCTTTCTCTGCACCTTGCTTCATCACTTGGTCCATGTAAGCACGGTCAGCACGAATACGGTGGTACTCAGCTTGAATTGGCTCTAGCATCTCAACCAATGCTTGGCCAACGTCTTTCTTAAATGGACCGTACATTTCCACGCCTTGGTACTTCGCTTCAATCTCTTCGAAGCTCATACCCGTCGCGGCAGAGTAAAGACCCATCAAGTTAGAGATACCCGCTTTGTTGTCCCAATCGTGAGCAATACGCGGTGGAGTCTCTGCATCAGTTTGAGCTTTGTTAATCTTCTTGATGATTGATTTCGGCTCTTCAAGCAGAGTAATCACGTTCTTACGGTTATCGTCAGACTTAGACATCTTCTTCGTTGCATCTTGCAGGCTCATTACACGTGCATTCACTGTTGGAATGTAAGGTTCTGGCACTTGGAAGATAGGCTGCTCTGGCGAGTAGATGTTGTTGAAGCGGTTAGCGATATCACGCGCTAGCTCAAGGTGTTGCTTCTGGTCACTACCTACTGGCACTTGATGCGCACCGTATAGCAGGATGTCTGCTGCCATCAACACTGGGTAATCGAACAGACCGACGTTTACATCACCAAACTGGCTCGATGAATCTTTCGAGTAACGTGCTGATTTATCTTTAAACTGAGTCATTCGGCCCAGTTCACCCATCTGGGTGTAACAGTTAAGAAGCCAACCAAGTTGAGCATGCTCTGGTACGTGTGACTGAACAAATAGCGTGCTCTTTTGCGGGTCAACACCAACAGCCAGACAGATTGCTAATGCATCTAGAGTCGCTTCATGCAGTGCTTTCGGATCTTGACGAACCGTAACCGCGTGAAGGTCTACGACACAGTATTGGCAATCGTAATCGTCTTGCATCTGCTGCCATTGACGTAGAGCACCCAAGTAGTTACCGATACTTAGTTCACCTGATGGTTGAACACCACTCAATACGATGGGTTTGCTCATGGGAATAGTTCCTTTGACTTCTTAATCTAAATAAATGAAAAAACCGTGTCGACTTAGGGATTAATCACCTAGAAACACGGTTTACTCAGTGTACTCATTAACGAGTATTTTGGAAGACCTTTTATTAGGCTTCAGTACAAACAGCGACAGCTTCAACCAAATCTGCGATGGTATCCGCGACATAATCAGGTTGTGACACCGAGATTGGCTCGCCGTGGTTGTAGCCGTATGTCAGACCGAACGAATGACATCCAGCATTCTTAGCCGCTTTAATGTCGTTACTTGAGTCGCCGACCATCATCATCTCTTGTGGCTGACAGCCGTGTTTTTCTAGCAGCCAGTTCAGAGCCATCGGGTTGGGTTTTTTCTCTGGGAAAGTATCGCCGCCAATCACATCAACAAAGTACTTATCAATGCCATGTTTCGCCAGCACGTCTGGTACAAACTTCGATGGTTTGTTGGTTACCAGTGCCATGGTAAAGCCCGCTTTATCGAGCGCAGCTAGCGTCTCTTTTACTGCAGGGTAAAGGTGGCTAAGCTTGTGACCACTCTTTTCGTAGTAATCATCAAACATCACACGCGCTTTGGCGTGCAGTTCAGGATCAAGCTCAGGAGAGACCGTCAAGCTACGACTTAATGCGCGGCCAATTAAGATATCTGCGCCATTACCCACGTAATCGCGAACCTGCTCTTCTGTTACCGCTGGGTAACCCAGAGCTTGTACTGCTTGGTCCGCTGCAACCGCCAAATCTGGCACGCTATCAAGCAGCGTACCATCTAAATCAAAAGCGATAAGTTTAATACTGCTCATCGAATTACTTTACCTTTGCTAGCTCAGCGCGCATTTGGTCGATCACTTGTTTGTAATCTGGCTGGTTAAAGATAGCAGAGCCTGCTACGAACATATCTGCGCCTGCTTCTGCGATCTCTTTGATGTTATCAACCTTCACGCCACCGTCGATTTCTAGGCGGATATCGCGGCCAGATTCATCAATCATCTTACGTACTGCACGCAGCTTATCGAGTGTGTTAGGAATAAATGACTGTCCACCAAAACCTGGGTTTACCGACATCAGCAGAATCATATCGACTTTGTCCATGATGTACTCAAGGTGAGATAGCGGCGTTGCAGGGTTTAATACCACACCCGCTTTACAGCCATGTTCTTTGATCAGTTGCAGAGTACGGTCAACGTGCTCTGATGCTTCAATATGGAAAGTGATCATCGACGCGCCCGCTTTCGCAAAATCAGGAATAATGCGGTCAACTGGCTTAACCATTAGGTGAACATCAATTGGTGCCGTGATGCCGTAGTCACGTAGCGCCTGACAGATTGGCGCACCGAAGGTCAGGTTTGGTACGTAGTGGTTGTCCATTACGTCGAAATGAACCACATCAGCGCCAGCTGCGAGTACTTTTTCTACGTCTTCGCCTAAGCGAGCCATATCTGCAGACAGAATCGATGGAGCGATAAGGAAATCTTTCATACCTGACCTCTAGGTTAAATTGGGCATCATTGCACACTGAAGAAACTTTGCGCGCAATTCTACCTAAGCTAGAGATCAGAAGATAGAGAAGTGTGATGAAATGTGATTATTTGCTTTCAACAGGCTTAAACAGCGCAAGAAGTTCATCAACTTTGTTGCGACCAGCACCGTTGCGGCTTATGGTTCGTTTCACCTTGACCACGTTAAGCTCAGCACCATGGTACAAGCGGCGCGTTAACGTGGTGTCGTGGTTTGAGATCAGCACTGGAATGCCTCGTTCCGTGGCCGCTTTCTCGGCCACATCCGCTAGCGCAGCTTGATCATCTAAGCTAAAACCATTACCCGCATAGGAGGTAAAATTCGCCGTGGTTGAAAGTGGCGCATATGGAGGATCGCAGTATACCACACTGCCCTTACGCGCGCGCTTAAACGTCTCATGATAACCTTCACAAACAAAGGTCGCTTTCTTGGCTTTCTCGGCGAAGAATTCTAATTCTGCTTCTGGGAAGTATGGCTTCTTGTACGAGCCAAATGGCACATTGAAACCACCTTTTTTGTTGTAACGGCACAGGCCATTAAAACCAAAACGGTTCATGTAAAGGAATGCCAAAGAGCGATACATCACGTCATCAGTCGCATTGAACCGAGCGCGGACATCCAAATAAACTTCTTTGCGATTGTACTCAGGACAGAACCAACGCTTGGACTCTGAGATATACGCTTGTGGGTTCTCTTTAAGCAGATTGTAGAGGTTAATCAGATCTGGGTTGATATCTGCAAGTAAGTACTGCTCATAGTCAGTATTAAGAAAAACAGAACCAGCACCTACGAACGGCTCCACCAGCTTACGTGCTTCTGGCAAGTGACGCTGGATATCTTCGACAAGTCCGTATTTTCCACCTGCCCATTTCAGGAAGGCTCGCTGCTTCTTCATCTACTGCTCTATCTATCAACCACAAATTAAGGCTGCGGAATGTAACATATTTTGCAATTAATCTCAGACAATTTTCTAGCTCAAAGAGAGAATCAAGCCATCTTAGTTGCCACGCTCAATTTCACGTTGAACTTGGTTAAGAGATTTTGCCCAAGGCTCTAGGTTTTGCAGCTCGCTAGAAAGCCCTTGCACCGCGTCACGTGCCACCTGAATGGTTGGATAGTTACTGTAAGTCACGATGTACCAATCCACATCATTACGAACGGTAGGATAAATAAAGACTTGGTTGCTCAGGTCATACTGGTCAATAAACTTCTGCACCTCTTGCAGTGATTGCACGGCGGCAAGCTGTAAGGTATAGCTACGAGGAGAAAAGCTCTTAAGTTCAGCTTTAGTAAATGAGAACGTAATAACAGTTTCCGAAGGCTGCGGCTGAGTCTCTGGTTCACTTTGCGCTTGTGGTTCAACGACAGGTTCAGCTTCCGTTGATTGCTCAACGACCGCCTTAATATTGCTGGTATCGACCGTTTCCGGCTTATTCTCCAACAAGGCATCGACCACATCAGAGGTAATCACCACACGTTGGTGATCGTCGTCAGCATTGCCCACACTCGAGACTTGCTCGGTGACATCTGGAGGCAAAGCACTAGAATCATCTTCTGCACCAGCTAAACTCGGGTCAATGCTCGCCTCGGGTTCAACCAGTTGCGAAGTCGCATCCACTGAGGAAACTTCTGGCAGTGTTGGGATTACCGTCTGTTCCATTGTCTGAGTGATTTGCTGAGCTTTATCATCAGGTGATGGCTGAGACATCATCCACCAATACCCTCCACCAATAACCATCAGTAGAATCGCCACTAGCATAGCGATATTGGTAGGCGAGCCTACGATCGAGCGGATAATGATCCTTTTTTCCACTTTTTGTTCCCCTAATGCCATGATTTCGCCAGGGCGGCGCGCCACAGTTCGATACGCGTTGCGAACCCGCTTTTCCATATCGTCTTCGACAAAACGAATCACCAAATGTTCAAAAAAACGGTCCGCTTCTTGTTGACTAAGTGCTTCAATTTCCAAATCAATTGGCTTGTGTTCTTGACCATAGCTCAGACGAGTTAACAAGGCGTCTAAACTGCTTGGCTGAGCAAACAGTAACACGTTTATCGTCCAGCCCGGATGAATCTGCGCTTCCAGCACCAACATCCACAGCTCTGAAATAAAAGACTCACTGAGCAGATGAGCATCATCAACCGCGATCACGACATCGCAACTTTCACCTTCCATTAAACGCGAAAAAGACTCCACGATGGAGTCCGATGGGTCAAATAGAGGCTCTGAAATAAGTTGAGTTAGAACGGTAGTGCGGCGCTGCTGATCATCTTGATTGGGGTAGCACATCAACAAAGATTGGTTTTTGTCTTGCGCCCAAGCTTCAAGGTAATACTGTGCTAACCACGTTTTCCCCGCCCCTTTGTCACCTCCAATGGTGACGAGGTTGGAACCAAAATTGGTCAGTAGTTGTAATCGTTCTAGCAGTTCAACCTGCGAGTCTAACTCCAACACACGTGGATCACGCGCTAAGCTCATTTCACAAAATCCTAATGATCATTTGAGCAGTACCAATCACTGGTTAGCGTGGATTGATACTACAAACAAGAAGACTTAAACCGTGCGAGCGAAGTCGATGGCTTGTTCAATAATCGACTCTGGCACACCTTTCACTACGTCAGCTGTACCTATACTGGTAGGTAAGACTAAACGAAGCTCAC includes the following:
- the trpS gene encoding tryptophan--tRNA ligase, which produces MSKPIVLSGVQPSGELSIGNYLGALRQWQQMQDDYDCQYCVVDLHAVTVRQDPKALHEATLDALAICLAVGVDPQKSTLFVQSHVPEHAQLGWLLNCYTQMGELGRMTQFKDKSARYSKDSSSQFGDVNVGLFDYPVLMAADILLYGAHQVPVGSDQKQHLELARDIANRFNNIYSPEQPIFQVPEPYIPTVNARVMSLQDATKKMSKSDDNRKNVITLLEEPKSIIKKINKAQTDAETPPRIAHDWDNKAGISNLMGLYSAATGMSFEEIEAKYQGVEMYGPFKKDVGQALVEMLEPIQAEYHRIRADRAYMDQVMKQGAEKASARAAETLKKAYQAVGFVARP
- the rpe gene encoding ribulose-phosphate 3-epimerase, translating into MKDFLIAPSILSADMARLGEDVEKVLAAGADVVHFDVMDNHYVPNLTFGAPICQALRDYGITAPIDVHLMVKPVDRIIPDFAKAGASMITFHIEASEHVDRTLQLIKEHGCKAGVVLNPATPLSHLEYIMDKVDMILLMSVNPGFGGQSFIPNTLDKLRAVRKMIDESGRDIRLEIDGGVKVDNIKEIAEAGADMFVAGSAIFNQPDYKQVIDQMRAELAKVK
- a CDS encoding Dam family site-specific DNA-(adenine-N6)-methyltransferase, whose amino-acid sequence is MKKQRAFLKWAGGKYGLVEDIQRHLPEARKLVEPFVGAGSVFLNTDYEQYLLADINPDLINLYNLLKENPQAYISESKRWFCPEYNRKEVYLDVRARFNATDDVMYRSLAFLYMNRFGFNGLCRYNKKGGFNVPFGSYKKPYFPEAELEFFAEKAKKATFVCEGYHETFKRARKGSVVYCDPPYAPLSTTANFTSYAGNGFSLDDQAALADVAEKAATERGIPVLISNHDTTLTRRLYHGAELNVVKVKRTISRNGAGRNKVDELLALFKPVESK
- a CDS encoding phosphoglycolate phosphatase; its protein translation is MSSIKLIAFDLDGTLLDSVPDLAVAADQAVQALGYPAVTEEQVRDYVGNGADILIGRALSRSLTVSPELDPELHAKARVMFDDYYEKSGHKLSHLYPAVKETLAALDKAGFTMALVTNKPSKFVPDVLAKHGIDKYFVDVIGGDTFPEKKPNPMALNWLLEKHGCQPQEMMMVGDSSNDIKAAKNAGCHSFGLTYGYNHGEPISVSQPDYVADTIADLVEAVAVCTEA
- a CDS encoding SPOR domain-containing protein, translating into MSLARDPRVLELDSQVELLERLQLLTNFGSNLVTIGGDKGAGKTWLAQYYLEAWAQDKNQSLLMCYPNQDDQQRRTTVLTQLISEPLFDPSDSIVESFSRLMEGESCDVVIAVDDAHLLSESFISELWMLVLEAQIHPGWTINVLLFAQPSSLDALLTRLSYGQEHKPIDLEIEALSQQEADRFFEHLVIRFVEDDMEKRVRNAYRTVARRPGEIMALGEQKVEKRIIIRSIVGSPTNIAMLVAILLMVIGGGYWWMMSQPSPDDKAQQITQTMEQTVIPTLPEVSSVDATSQLVEPEASIDPSLAGAEDDSSALPPDVTEQVSSVGNADDDHQRVVITSDVVDALLENKPETVDTSNIKAVVEQSTEAEPVVEPQAQSEPETQPQPSETVITFSFTKAELKSFSPRSYTLQLAAVQSLQEVQKFIDQYDLSNQVFIYPTVRNDVDWYIVTYSNYPTIQVARDAVQGLSSELQNLEPWAKSLNQVQREIERGN